The following proteins come from a genomic window of Trifolium pratense cultivar HEN17-A07 linkage group LG4, ARS_RC_1.1, whole genome shotgun sequence:
- the LOC123923672 gene encoding heat shock cognate 70 kDa protein 2-like: protein MAENAKRFIIGIDLGTTYSCVGVWHHDSVQIITNDHGNRTTPSYVAFTDSERLIGDAAKSQVIRNPINTVFDAKRLIGRRFSDASVQSDTKLWPFKVIAGPGDKPIIVVSYKNEEKQLTAEEISSMVLIKMREIAEAYLGSTVKDVVVTVPAYFNDSQRQATKDAGVIAGLNVMRIINEPTAAALAYGLDDMEAVVDGEKNVLIFDLGGGTFDVSLLSIVDSVFEVLATAGDSHLGGEDFDNRMVKNFVEEFKRKHEKEISGNPRALRKLRTTCERAKRILSSTVQTTIEIDSLYEGIDFYTTITRERFEELNMDLFSNCMDTVERCLRDAIMDKSSVHDIVLVGGSTRIPKVQQLLQDFFNGKELCKSINPDEAVAYGAALQAAILNREKNKKVKELTLVDVTALSLGVETVGGVMTVLIPKNRPIPYMKEQVFSTYSDNQLSVLIRVYEGERTSTRDNNLLGKFELSGILPAPRGVPQINVCFQIDHNSIMNVSAEDQTTGKKNIITIRNGEGRLSKEEIEMMVQEAEKYKAEDEEHKKNVKAKIVSEQTVERYRFTKDAPDQHLEAQVEHDTRHDQIALPSLSPSLQYFPSRIFGYYFNSTKVASQKIIKGLKDDNCYVIGLYGKRGSGKTALVKAEMEEYEKIFRRVIFLSVSENQDIKSIRVGISSSLNVFDKDDSDGARIMKIILALERKDRSTLVILDNFPSKSKLEELGIPYNSKQYKFLLTARDETECISMGCDHLVLLKPLSDEEAFTLLHKLSGVESQSDLFKVVRDVAYKCNGLPGLIKDVAFSLKKKPIEKWEESLVSLSHSTARYQIFISFRGKDTREIFTNHLYEALCKEGFETFIDDEALEGGSPIDKLLEAIEESRFAIVVLSENFADSKWCLKELVKILDCRKRKKQLVLPIFYEVEPTDIRHLKGRYGEAMAEHEKKLAKDSKMALEWTLALSEISQLKGEHFHISNFKGEHYERYRDQLIGKIIRFAHNNKHRLHIQSMYMN from the exons ATGGCCGAAAATGCAAAGCGTTTCATCATCGGAATCGATCTCGGCACCACCTACTCTTGCGTCGGAGTCTGGCACCACGACAGTGTCCAAATAATCACAAACGACCACGGCAACCGGACCACCCCTTCTTATGTCGCTTTCACGGACTCCGAACGCTTAATTGGTGATGCTGCCAAGAGCCAGGTCATCAGGAACCCCATCAACACTGTCTTCG ATGCCAAGCGTTTGATTGGAAGGAGATTCTCTGATGCGTCCGTTCAGAGTGACACGAAGCTATGGCCATTCAAGGTTATTGCTGGTCCGGGCGACAAGCCCATCATTGTTGTTAGCTACAAGAATGAGGAGAAGCAACTCACTGCTGAGGAGATTTCCTCCATGGTCCTCATCAAGATGCGCGAGATCGCCGAGGCTTATCTTGGTTCCACCGTGAAGGACGTTGTTGTCACTGTTCCAGCATACTTCAATGACTCTCAGCGCCAGGCCACCAAGGATGCTGGTGTCATCGCTGGCCTTAATGTCATGCGTATCATCAATGAACCCACTGCTGCTGCCCTTGCCTATGGCCTTGATGATATGGAGGCCGTCGTTGATGGTGAGAAGAACGTTTTGATTTTTGACCTTGGTGGTGGTACTTTTGATGTCTCTCTTCTATCCATTGTAGACAGTGTCTTTGAAGTTCTTGCCACTGCAGGAGACAGCCATCTTGGAGGTGAAGACTTCGATAACAGGATGGTTAAgaattttgttgaggagttcaaGAGGAAGCACGAGAAGGAAATTAGTGGGAACCCGAGGGCTTTAAGAAAGTTGAGGACCACATGTGAAAGGGCAAAGAGGATACTCTCATCCACTGTACAGACCACCATTGAGATTGACTCATTGTATGAAGGTATTGACTTCTATACCACAATCACTCGTGAAAGGTTTGAAGAACTCAACATGGACCTCTTCAGCAACTGCATGGACACTGTTGAGCGGTGTTTGAGGGATGCTATAATGGACAAGAGCAGTGTCCATGATATTGTTCTTGTTGGTGGGTCTACGAGGATCCCAAAAGTGCAACAGTTGTTGCAAGATTTCTTCAATGGGAAGGAGCTCTGCAAGAGCATCAACCCAGATGAGGCAGTTGCTTATGGAGCTGCTCTTCAGGCTGCTATCTTGAACCGTGAGAAGAACAAGAAGGTTAAGGAGCTTACGTTGGTGGATGTCACTGCCCTTTCACTTGGTGTGGAAACTGTTGGTGGTGTCATGACTGTCCTGATTCCAAAAAACCGTCCAATCCCGTACATGAAGGAGCAGGTTTTCTCAACCTACTCCGACAACCAGCTTAGTGTGTTGATCAGGGTGTACGAGGGTGAGAGAACCAGTACCAGGGACAATAACTTGCTAGGTAAATTCGAGCTTTCTGGCATCCTTCCTGCTCCAAGGGGTGTTCCTCAGATCAATGTTTGCTTTCAAATTGATCACAATAGTATCATGAATGTCTCTGCCGAAGACCAGACTACTGGGAAGAAAAACATTATCACTATTAGAAATGGCGAGGGCAGGCTCTCAAAGGAGGAGATTGAGATGATGGTGCAGGAGGCGGAGAAGTACAAGGCTGAGGATGAGGAGCACAAGAAGAACGTAAAGGCCAAGATTGTCTCGGAACAAACGGTGGAGAGGTACCGTTTTACAAAAGATGCTCCAGATCAACACTTGGAGGCACAAGTAGAACATGATACTCGCCATGATCAGATTGCGTTACCATCCCTAAGTCCCAGTTTACAGTATTTCCCTTCCAGAATCTTTGGGTATTATTTCAACTCTACAAAAGTGGCTTcgcaaaaaattataaagggaCTAAAAGATGATAATTGCTATGTTATTGGATTGTATGGAAAGAGAGGCAGTGGTAAAACAGCATTGGTGAAAGCTGAGATGGAAGAGTATGAAAAGATTTTCCGTAGAGTGATATTTCTCTCCGTGTCTGAGAATCAAGATATCAAGAGCATTCGAGTGGGAATTTCTAGCTCCTTGAATGTGTTTGATAAAGATGACAGTGATGGTGCGagaataatgaaaataattttggcaTTAGAAAGGAAGGATAGATCTACCCTAGTCATCTTGGATAATTTTCCGTCAAAGTCTAAACTGGAAGAATTGGGAATTCCTTATAATAGCAAACAGTACAAGTTCCTTTTGACCGCACGTGATGAGACAGAGTGCATCTCAATGGGATGTGATCATTTGGTTCTTCTGAAGCCCTTATCCGATGAAGAAGCTTTTACCCTGCTACATAAACTGTCCGGTGTTGAATCCCAAAGTGATCTATTTAAAGTGGTACGAGATGTTGCTTATAAATGCAATGGCTTACCTGGTTTAATTAAAGATGTGGCGTTTTCCTTGAAAAAGAAGCCTATTGAGAAGTGGGAAGAATCCTTAGTCAGTCTAAGCCACTCAACGGCACGCTACCAAATTTTTATCAGTTTTAGAGGAAAGGACACTCGGGAGATTTTCACAAATCATCTCTATGAGGCTTTGTGTAAAGAGGGATTCGAGACCTTCATAGATGATGAAGCATTGGAGGGTGGATCCCCAATTGATAAGCTTCTTGAAGCCATTGAAGAATCAAGGTTTGCAATTGTTGTTTTGTCAGAAAATTTTGCAGACTCTAAATGGTGTCTTAAAGAACTTGTCAAGATTCTTGATTGTCGTAAAAGGAAGAAACAATTGGTTTTGCCAATTTTTTATGAAGTGGAACCAACCGACATAAGGCATCTAAAAGGGAGGTATGGTGAAGCTATGGCCGAACATGAAAAAAAgttagccaaagattctaagaTGGCATTGGAATGGACATTAGCTTTGAGTGAGATTTCCCAATTGAAAGGAGAACATTTCCACATTTCCAACTTCAAAGGAGAGCATTACGAAAG GTACAGAGATCAACTTATTGGAAAGATCATAAGATTTGCCCATAATAATAAACATCGCTTGCATATACAAAGCATGTATATGAACTAG
- the LOC123923674 gene encoding cell division protein FtsZ homolog 1, chloroplastic-like, whose protein sequence is MATLLPSSLTNPNKLLSHSSHFHNASLSTSPSSVLHPKTQRFTRRFGSVRCSLAYVDNAKIKVVGIGGGGNNAVNRMIGSGLQGVDFYAINTDAQALLHSAAENPIKIGELLTRGLGTGGNPLLGEQAAEESKEAIANALKGSDLVFITAGMGGGTGSGAAPVVAQISKEAGYLTVGVVTYPFSFEGRKRSLQALEAIEKLQKNVDTLIVIPNDRLLDIADEQMPLQDAFCLADDVLRQGVQGISDIITIPGLVNVDFADVKAVMKDSGTAMLGVGVSSGKNRAEEAAEQATLAPLIGSSIQSATGVVYNITGGKDITLQEVNRVSQVVTSLADPSANIIFGAVVDDRYTGEIHVTIIATGFSQSFQKKLLTDPRAAKLLDKVAEGKETKSVPSPLKSSNLSSKVESRAPPARKLFF, encoded by the exons ACAAACCCAAATAAGCTTCTCTCACATTCTTCCCATTTCCACAATGCATCATTATCCACTTCACCTTCTTCTGTTCTTCACCCCAAAACGCAACGTTTTACTCGTCGTTTTGGGTCTGTTAGATGCTCTTTAGCTTATGTTGATAATGCTAAGATTAAGGTCGTTGGAATTGGGGGTGGTGGTAACAATGCCGTTAACCGCATGATTGGTAGTGGTTTGCAA GGTGTAGACTTCTATGCAATAAATACTGATGCTCAAGCACTATTGCATTCTGCTGCCGAGAACCCTATTAAAATTGGAGAGCTTCTGACTCGTGGATTAG GTACTGGTGGGAATCCGCTTTTAGGAGAACAAGCCGCGGAGGAGTCAAAAGAAGCTATTGCTAATGCCCTTAAAGGATCGGATTTGGTGTTTATAACAGCTGGGATGGGTGGGGGTACAGGGTCTGGTGCTGCCCCAGTTGTGGCCCAAATATCAAAAGAGGCAGGTTACTTGACTGTAGGTGTTGTTACCTATCCTTTCAGTTTTGAAGGACGTAAAAGATCCTTACAG GCACTTGAAGCCATTGAAAAACTTCAGAAAAATGTTGATACACTTATTGTGATTCCAAATGACCGTTTGCTTGACATAGCTGATGAGCAGATGCCCCTTCAAGATGCTTTTTGTCTTGCAGATGATGTTTTACGCCAAGGAGTTCAGGGAATTTCGGACATTATAACA ATACCTGGACTTGTGAATGTGGATTTTGCTGATGTAAAAGCTGTAATGAAAGACTCTGGTACTGCAATGCTCGGGGTAGGTGTTTCATCCGGTAAAAACCGAGCAGAAGAAGCAGCAGAACAGGCTACTTTGGCCCCTTTAATTGGATCTTCTATTCAATCAGCCACTGGGGTAGTGTATAATATTACTGGAGGAAAGGACATTACCCTGCAGGAAGTCAACAGGGTATCTCAG GTTGTGACTAGTTTGGCTGATCCTTCAGCCAATATTATATTTGGAGCCGTTGTTGATGATCGTTACACCGGTGAGATTCATGTGACTATCATTGCCACTGGCTTTTCGCAATCTTTTCAGAAGAAGCTGCTAACAGACCCAAGGGCTGCAAAACTTCTTGACAAAGTGGCTGAGGGAAAAGAAACCAAGTCAGTGCCCTCTCCCCTCAAATCCTCAAACTTATCTTCCAAAGTTGAATCTAGAGCACCACCCGCACGAAAGCTCTTTTTTTAG